One window of Microcoleus vaginatus PCC 9802 genomic DNA carries:
- a CDS encoding SRPBCC family protein — protein MSIRQVFEQSIEIHAAATLVERCIVDQTLMHKWLNPLLRCEPEGQWDTAVGSRSLFIIKLPVLQPTLESVVLERQPGLIVWGFDGFFKGCDRWECQPQIQGTLLINRFEFQIPNRLIRFGFNRFAAPWTQKDMKDQLRRLKRVAEQLSQKMGKG, from the coding sequence ATGTCAATTCGTCAAGTTTTCGAGCAATCCATTGAAATTCACGCTGCTGCTACTCTGGTGGAGCGCTGTATAGTCGATCAAACTTTGATGCACAAGTGGCTTAATCCCCTGCTACGCTGCGAGCCCGAGGGCCAATGGGATACGGCTGTAGGAAGTCGCAGCTTATTTATCATAAAACTTCCCGTTTTGCAACCCACTTTAGAGAGTGTGGTGTTGGAGCGACAACCCGGTTTAATTGTGTGGGGGTTTGACGGATTTTTCAAAGGATGCGATCGTTGGGAATGCCAGCCCCAAATCCAAGGAACTCTCTTGATTAATCGCTTTGAATTTCAAATTCCCAATCGTTTAATTAGATTTGGTTTCAATCGCTTTGCAGCCCCTTGGACGCAGAAAGATATGAAAGACCAACTCCGCCGACTCAAGCGGGTAGCCGAGCAACTATCTCAAAAAATGGGTAAGGGGTAA
- a CDS encoding alpha/beta hydrolase has translation MNFQFQQGYLNAMQPLSAHLTKRMSKSLSLGLALLLGTSAVVLSSDKAFALDNLTVKYGAVDVTLPMSDLQSFAQTGKASSQLQSVLSLAKQTPESVREILTREVPLDSQLVGRLATTYFGEIVFKQLGEVAYAPTARLQSVPALRDALVAASKDGKISLIEVMQNYSPAALEVDGNQAMAIYERVIKDVQDLQALYQNSPALQNTAGQAVNSARQMICQPSPSGSAK, from the coding sequence ATGAACTTTCAGTTTCAACAAGGTTATCTCAACGCAATGCAACCGCTGTCAGCCCATTTAACCAAAAGAATGTCAAAGTCTTTATCATTAGGTTTGGCTCTTTTGCTGGGAACAAGTGCAGTAGTCCTAAGCAGCGACAAAGCCTTTGCATTAGACAATCTTACCGTAAAATACGGTGCTGTTGACGTAACATTACCGATGAGCGACTTGCAAAGCTTTGCACAAACTGGCAAAGCATCATCTCAACTGCAAAGTGTTCTGAGTCTTGCGAAACAAACTCCCGAGTCGGTGCGCGAAATCTTAACGCGAGAAGTGCCTTTAGATTCCCAATTAGTAGGGCGGCTGGCAACTACTTATTTTGGGGAAATTGTTTTCAAACAATTGGGCGAGGTTGCTTATGCGCCGACTGCTCGGCTTCAAAGCGTTCCCGCACTGCGCGATGCTTTAGTCGCAGCTTCCAAAGATGGCAAAATATCGCTGATTGAAGTGATGCAAAATTACAGCCCTGCGGCTTTAGAAGTTGACGGCAATCAAGCTATGGCTATCTACGAGCGAGTGATTAAAGACGTGCAAGATTTGCAAGCTTTGTATCAGAATTCCCCGGCTTTGCAAAATACCGCCGGTCAAGCGGTGAATTCTGCCAGACAAATGATTTGTCAGCCCAGTCCATCAGGAAGTGCGAAGTAA
- the mutL gene encoding DNA mismatch repair endonuclease MutL, whose protein sequence is MPVTIQTLPTEVINLIAAGEVIDSIAAAVRELVENSLDAGATRIVVSVWPEQWRVQVADNGTGMDLENLRQAASPHSTSKITTEADLYKIDTLGFRGEALHSLAQLGCLEVLSRSNDLGLGDFAENRESAQTPAKSSFNKGGVENARSGWRVVYNNAGVAVEVETAAIAPGTVVTVDNLFGNWPVRRSFLSAAQQMRSIQLTLQQIAICHPHVNWQLRQGNTPCLHVTPGSTAEQLLPQFVRGVRSSDLQYLKLDLPASPQNQKAANLLIETQLVGATVKPNYQLPLASSHFQMPNSQRLELVIGLPDRCHRRRPDWVKVGVNRRVVRSPELEQTILSAFARTCPRDRYPVCFVHLQISPSEIDWNRHPAKVEIYLHDPSFWQAQISAAIARALHLNDEVLPPAPIPDRVGKLLKASEQKSAYSVGISARQNDEGGEQEKANKIGLMELRAIAQVHNTYIVAEHSSGMWLVEQHIAHERVLYEQLCAAWQLKSLEKPVILSQLSALQIENLSRLGLEVESFGEQLWAAREVPELLAERDDCGDALFELSKVADLQAAQVATACRSAMRNGTPLSLSQMQNLLDEWQQTRNPRTCPHGRPIYFALEESTLAQIFRRSWVIGKSHGI, encoded by the coding sequence ATGCCAGTTACTATTCAAACCTTACCCACAGAAGTTATCAATTTAATTGCCGCAGGCGAAGTGATTGACTCGATCGCCGCTGCGGTACGAGAATTAGTTGAAAATTCTCTGGATGCTGGCGCAACTCGCATCGTTGTTTCTGTCTGGCCGGAACAGTGGCGGGTGCAAGTTGCAGATAATGGTACGGGAATGGATCTGGAAAATTTGCGACAGGCGGCTTCGCCTCACAGTACGAGCAAAATTACCACTGAAGCAGACCTTTACAAAATTGATACTTTGGGATTTCGTGGGGAAGCTTTGCACAGTTTAGCTCAGTTGGGCTGTTTGGAGGTTTTGAGCCGATCGAATGATTTGGGATTGGGGGATTTTGCGGAAAATCGAGAGTCGGCGCAAACCCCCGCCAAATCTTCCTTTAACAAGGGGGGAGTTGAAAATGCTCGATCGGGCTGGCGGGTGGTTTACAATAACGCGGGCGTTGCTGTGGAGGTGGAAACAGCGGCGATCGCTCCGGGTACGGTGGTGACTGTTGATAATTTGTTTGGCAATTGGCCTGTGCGCCGCAGTTTTTTGTCGGCGGCACAGCAAATGCGATCGATCCAATTAACCCTTCAGCAAATTGCTATTTGTCACCCGCACGTTAATTGGCAGTTGCGTCAAGGAAATACGCCTTGTTTGCACGTAACTCCTGGTAGCACAGCGGAACAACTTTTACCTCAATTCGTGCGCGGTGTGCGATCGAGCGATTTGCAGTATTTAAAGTTAGATTTGCCGGCGAGTCCTCAAAATCAGAAAGCAGCAAATTTATTGATAGAAACTCAACTTGTTGGCGCTACAGTTAAGCCTAATTACCAATTACCACTTGCCAGCTCCCATTTCCAAATGCCAAATTCCCAGCGTTTGGAGTTAGTAATTGGTTTGCCCGATCGGTGTCACCGCAGGCGGCCGGATTGGGTGAAAGTTGGGGTAAATCGGCGAGTTGTGCGATCGCCAGAATTAGAGCAAACTATTCTCAGCGCCTTTGCCCGCACTTGTCCGCGCGATCGCTATCCCGTGTGTTTTGTCCACCTGCAAATCTCCCCTTCGGAAATTGACTGGAACCGCCACCCGGCTAAGGTTGAAATTTATCTGCATGATCCGAGTTTTTGGCAAGCACAAATTAGCGCAGCAATTGCTCGTGCTTTGCATTTGAACGATGAAGTTTTGCCGCCTGCCCCAATTCCCGATCGAGTGGGAAAATTGCTGAAGGCATCGGAACAAAAAAGTGCTTACAGTGTCGGGATTTCGGCTAGGCAGAATGATGAAGGTGGCGAACAGGAAAAAGCTAATAAAATAGGATTGATGGAATTGAGGGCGATCGCTCAAGTCCACAATACTTACATTGTTGCCGAACATTCCAGCGGAATGTGGTTGGTGGAACAACATATCGCTCACGAGCGCGTTTTATACGAGCAATTGTGCGCGGCTTGGCAGCTAAAATCTCTAGAAAAACCAGTGATTCTCAGTCAATTATCGGCGCTGCAAATTGAGAATTTATCTCGCTTGGGTTTGGAAGTAGAAAGTTTTGGCGAACAGCTATGGGCTGCCCGCGAAGTTCCCGAATTATTAGCCGAGCGAGATGACTGTGGGGATGCGCTTTTTGAACTCAGTAAAGTCGCAGATTTACAAGCGGCTCAAGTTGCGACTGCTTGCCGTAGTGCTATGCGAAACGGTACTCCTTTGAGTCTTTCCCAAATGCAAAATTTGTTGGATGAATGGCAGCAAACTCGCAATCCGCGCACTTGTCCTCACGGCCGCCCTATCTATTTTGCTTTGGAAGAATCGACTCTGGCTCAGATTTTTCGCCGCAGTTGGGTGATTGGTAAAAGTCACGGGATTTGA
- a CDS encoding cyclic nucleotide-binding protein, producing the protein MDLASHRFMSYFEPEQAAHLYQIAVLESFAQETLVFEEGETADFLYLVLEGKVEFSKRLENHKYQTVAVAKPDDYFGELGVLDGEPRSARAVAVAGSTLAKIAREELIATLQFAKGSSVLQMFSFITKNLRETTDHYVSQLVHKQKMVLVGEMVSTIIHDFKSPVTGIKLSTEMLKEMHEDEESQEWCELIQLQVQRMLGMAEEVLEFSRGHSVLHKKPVNLIQTLQQFEKLNRVYCEAVKVNLVVRVTEVIVEADENKILRVLQNLVGNAVEAFGGRGGRVEIIVTQSEEWAEISIYDNGPGIPPTIKEKLFEPFVTYGKRTGTGLGTAIVKSIVEAHKGKITYESEEEKGTTFYIRLPKIRA; encoded by the coding sequence ATGGATCTGGCCTCTCATCGATTTATGTCTTATTTTGAACCCGAGCAAGCTGCTCACCTTTACCAAATAGCTGTTTTGGAGAGTTTTGCTCAGGAAACGCTGGTTTTTGAAGAAGGAGAAACAGCGGATTTTTTATATCTAGTTTTAGAAGGTAAAGTCGAGTTTAGCAAGCGTCTTGAAAATCATAAATATCAAACTGTTGCTGTGGCTAAGCCAGACGATTATTTTGGCGAACTCGGAGTTTTAGACGGAGAACCTCGCAGTGCTAGAGCTGTGGCAGTTGCAGGCTCGACTTTGGCCAAAATAGCCCGTGAAGAACTAATAGCAACTCTCCAGTTTGCTAAAGGCAGTTCGGTGCTGCAAATGTTTAGTTTTATTACTAAAAATTTACGAGAAACCACGGATCACTATGTTAGCCAGTTGGTACACAAACAAAAAATGGTATTGGTAGGAGAAATGGTGAGTACAATTATTCACGATTTCAAAAGCCCTGTTACGGGAATTAAACTCTCCACTGAAATGCTCAAAGAAATGCACGAAGATGAGGAAAGTCAGGAGTGGTGTGAACTTATTCAATTGCAGGTTCAGCGAATGTTGGGGATGGCTGAAGAAGTGTTAGAATTTTCGCGCGGTCATTCTGTCTTACATAAAAAACCCGTTAATCTAATTCAGACGTTGCAACAGTTTGAAAAATTGAACAGAGTTTATTGTGAAGCAGTCAAAGTAAATTTGGTAGTACGGGTGACAGAAGTAATAGTGGAAGCGGATGAAAATAAAATTTTGCGCGTTTTACAAAATTTAGTTGGGAATGCTGTTGAGGCTTTTGGCGGAAGAGGGGGGCGAGTAGAGATTATTGTGACACAAAGTGAGGAGTGGGCAGAAATTAGCATTTACGATAACGGCCCTGGCATTCCGCCGACAATTAAAGAAAAGTTATTTGAACCGTTTGTGACTTATGGAAAGCGGACTGGTACCGGGTTGGGAACGGCGATTGTTAAGTCAATCGTTGAGGCTCACAAAGGGAAAATTACTTATGAGTCGGAGGAGGAAAAAGGAACCACTTTTTACATCCGCTTGCCGAAAATCAGGGCTTAA
- a CDS encoding beta-ketoacyl-ACP synthase (FabF, beta-Ketoacyl-ACP synthase II, KASII; catalyzes a condensation reaction in fatty acid biosynthesis: addition of an acyl acceptor of two carbons from malonyl-ACP; required for the elongation of short-chain unsaturated acyl-ACP.), with amino-acid sequence MDVVVTGIGLVSALGSLDCSWKRLLSGESGIRQHQPFIELERRPLALINTKPVDLISLIRQVLIDAVQDANLTLPLPDCGIVIGSSRGFQANLELLASEGRGKKEEGRRKRQEGRGKREEARGKKEEDREFSITDSQCPMPNAQCPMPNSQFVNFLPHMGAIAAARAIGSMGPVLAPMAACATGIWSIARAVDLIRTGECQRAIAGAVEAPITPLTLAGFSRMGALANNGCYPFDENREGFVLGEGGALFVLESAELARRRGAKIYGRISGLGLTNDACHANSPELGGESAIAAVNQCLKRSNLAAIDIDFIHAHGTATELNDRHEALLIEKLFHPGVAVSSTKGATGHTLGASGALGAAFCLMSIKYQMLPPCVGMTKPGFELDFVRCARSAIVRNAVCLSFGFGGQNAAIVLSGER; translated from the coding sequence GTGGATGTTGTTGTTACGGGAATTGGCCTGGTTTCTGCTTTAGGCAGTCTGGATTGTAGCTGGAAAAGATTGTTGTCTGGGGAATCAGGAATTCGGCAACATCAGCCTTTTATAGAACTTGAACGGCGACCTTTGGCTTTAATTAACACAAAACCTGTCGATTTAATAAGTTTAATTCGGCAGGTGTTAATAGATGCTGTGCAAGATGCTAATTTGACTTTGCCTTTGCCCGATTGCGGGATTGTTATCGGTTCTAGCCGAGGCTTCCAGGCAAATTTGGAACTGTTGGCAAGCGAAGGAAGAGGGAAGAAGGAAGAGGGAAGAAGGAAGAGGCAAGAGGGAAGAGGCAAGAGGGAAGAGGCAAGAGGGAAGAAGGAAGAGGATAGAGAATTCTCAATTACCGATTCGCAATGCCCAATGCCCAATGCCCAATGCCCAATGCCCAATTCTCAATTTGTGAATTTTTTGCCTCACATGGGGGCGATCGCGGCGGCGAGGGCAATTGGCTCGATGGGGCCGGTACTGGCGCCGATGGCTGCTTGTGCCACGGGTATTTGGTCGATCGCCCGCGCTGTTGATTTAATCCGCACCGGTGAGTGTCAGCGGGCGATCGCAGGTGCTGTCGAAGCGCCTATCACACCGCTGACTCTCGCTGGATTTAGCCGGATGGGTGCTTTGGCAAACAATGGCTGCTATCCCTTTGATGAAAATCGGGAAGGCTTTGTTCTCGGTGAAGGCGGGGCTTTATTTGTATTAGAATCTGCCGAGTTAGCAAGGCGTCGTGGTGCTAAAATTTACGGTCGAATTTCCGGTTTGGGCTTGACAAATGATGCTTGCCATGCTAACTCACCGGAGCTGGGGGGGGAAAGTGCGATCGCGGCGGTAAATCAATGTTTGAAACGCAGCAATTTAGCGGCGATTGATATAGATTTTATTCACGCTCACGGTACTGCAACTGAGTTAAATGACCGACACGAAGCACTGTTAATTGAGAAGTTATTTCACCCAGGAGTTGCTGTTAGTTCGACTAAGGGGGCTACGGGTCATACTTTGGGAGCTTCGGGAGCTTTGGGCGCGGCTTTTTGTTTGATGAGCATTAAATATCAGATGTTGCCGCCTTGCGTTGGAATGACAAAACCGGGGTTTGAATTAGATTTTGTTCGCTGTGCGCGATCGGCTATTGTCAGAAATGCGGTTTGTTTAAGTTTTGGCTTTGGCGGGCAGAATGCTGCGATCGTTTTATCAGGCGAGCGTTAA
- a CDS encoding peptidylprolyl isomerase: MQIKIQRWLFSLLIIGALFVGGCGSSPVANSTPTSNPASGENISLSPSPSPAAVAASSQFSNLPRLQGKATVVMTVKGAPITIELDGTNAPITAGNFVDLVQKGVYDGLVFHRVVREPQPFVVQGGDPQGKDPKFPTARLGTGGFIDPKTSAERRIPLEIKAKGAANPTYSQTLEEARVKEKPVLVHSRGAVAMARSQSPDSASSQFYFTLTDVPFLDGSYAVFGYVKQGMDVIDKIEAGDRIERATVTQGLENFKPVQ; this comes from the coding sequence ATGCAAATCAAAATTCAGCGGTGGTTGTTCTCACTTTTAATAATTGGCGCGTTGTTTGTCGGAGGATGTGGTAGTTCCCCTGTGGCCAACTCGACTCCGACATCGAATCCGGCGTCGGGTGAAAATATTTCTTTGTCTCCGTCTCCTTCTCCTGCTGCTGTAGCGGCGAGTTCGCAATTTAGCAATTTGCCACGATTGCAAGGAAAAGCAACGGTGGTTATGACGGTTAAAGGTGCTCCAATTACGATCGAACTCGACGGCACAAATGCGCCAATTACTGCGGGCAATTTTGTCGATTTGGTTCAGAAAGGAGTCTACGACGGACTGGTATTTCACCGAGTCGTGCGGGAACCTCAGCCTTTTGTAGTTCAGGGCGGCGATCCCCAGGGTAAAGACCCTAAATTCCCTACAGCGCGACTGGGAACTGGCGGTTTTATTGACCCGAAAACTTCTGCAGAACGCAGGATTCCTCTGGAAATTAAAGCTAAAGGTGCTGCAAACCCTACTTACAGCCAAACGCTAGAAGAAGCTAGGGTTAAGGAGAAACCCGTGTTGGTGCACAGTCGCGGCGCTGTTGCTATGGCTCGATCGCAGAGTCCTGATTCGGCTTCTTCTCAGTTTTACTTTACTTTGACGGATGTACCGTTTTTGGACGGTAGCTATGCGGTTTTTGGGTACGTCAAGCAAGGTATGGATGTGATTGATAAGATTGAAGCGGGCGATCGCATTGAGAGGGCTACTGTTACTCAGGGTTTGGAAAATTTTAAGCCTGTTCAGTAG
- a CDS encoding photosystem I assembly protein Ycf4 — protein sequence MTAKTTTSIDPVLRYPVLGSRRFSNYWWATVVSIGGTGFLLSGISSYLHVNLLPFADPTHLVFIPQGIAMGFYGVCGVLLALYLWLTILWDVGGGYSEFDRQTGNIRIFRWGFPGKNRKLDFTCKTSDVQSVRVDIKEGLSPRRSIYLKLKDRRQFPLTRVGQPIALSEVENQAAELARFLQVPLEGL from the coding sequence ATGACTGCAAAAACAACGACCTCGATCGATCCTGTCCTGCGCTACCCGGTTTTGGGCTCCCGCCGCTTCAGCAATTACTGGTGGGCGACGGTGGTCAGCATTGGAGGGACTGGTTTCCTGCTGTCGGGCATTTCCAGCTACTTGCACGTTAACCTGCTGCCTTTTGCTGACCCGACTCACCTTGTTTTCATCCCCCAAGGCATTGCGATGGGTTTCTACGGTGTCTGTGGCGTGCTGTTGGCGCTCTACCTGTGGCTGACTATTCTCTGGGATGTCGGTGGCGGTTACAGCGAGTTCGATCGACAAACTGGCAACATTCGGATCTTTCGCTGGGGTTTTCCCGGCAAAAACCGCAAGCTTGATTTTACTTGCAAGACATCGGACGTGCAATCTGTGCGGGTAGACATTAAAGAAGGTCTCAGTCCCCGCCGCAGTATTTATCTTAAGCTCAAAGACCGCCGTCAGTTTCCCCTGACTAGAGTCGGACAGCCGATTGCTTTGTCGGAAGTGGAAAATCAAGCGGCCGAATTGGCTCGATTTTTGCAAGTTCCCCTAGAAGGACTTTAG
- the psbD gene encoding photosystem II D2 protein (photosystem q(a) protein) codes for MTIAVGRAQTERGIFDVLDDWLKRDRFVFVGWSGILLFPCAYLAIGGWLTGTTFVTSWYTHGLASSYLEGANFLTVAVSTPANSLGHSLLFLWGPEAQWDFTRWFQLGGLWTFVALHGAFALIGFCLRQIEIARLVGIRPYNALAFTGPIAVFVSVFLLYPLGQSGWFFAPSFGVAAIFRFLLFLQGFHNWTLNPFHMMGVAGILGGALLCAIHGATVENTLFEDGEGANTFRAFNPTQSEETYSMVTANRFWSQIFGIAFSNKRWLHFFMLFVPVTGLWMSSIGIVGLALNLRAYDFVSQELRAAEDPEFETFYTKNILLNEGIRAWMAPTDQPHENYIFPEEVLPRGNAL; via the coding sequence ATGACAATCGCAGTCGGACGCGCCCAGACCGAAAGAGGCATCTTTGATGTCCTCGACGACTGGCTCAAACGCGATCGCTTCGTCTTCGTAGGCTGGTCTGGCATCCTGCTATTCCCCTGCGCCTACCTAGCCATCGGTGGCTGGTTAACAGGCACCACCTTCGTCACATCCTGGTACACCCACGGTTTGGCAAGCTCCTACCTCGAAGGAGCCAACTTCCTCACCGTAGCAGTCTCCACCCCAGCCAACAGCCTCGGACACTCCCTGCTGTTCCTGTGGGGCCCGGAAGCACAGTGGGACTTTACCCGCTGGTTCCAACTTGGTGGGCTGTGGACATTCGTAGCCCTCCACGGCGCTTTCGCGCTGATCGGCTTTTGCCTGCGTCAGATTGAAATCGCTCGTTTGGTAGGCATCCGTCCCTACAACGCCCTAGCATTCACCGGCCCCATCGCCGTGTTTGTTTCGGTGTTCCTGCTTTACCCCTTGGGTCAATCAGGCTGGTTCTTCGCCCCCAGTTTCGGCGTCGCAGCAATTTTCCGCTTTTTGTTATTCCTGCAAGGCTTCCACAACTGGACGCTCAACCCGTTCCACATGATGGGCGTTGCAGGCATCTTGGGCGGCGCGCTGTTGTGCGCTATCCACGGTGCAACCGTAGAAAACACCTTGTTTGAAGACGGCGAAGGCGCAAACACCTTCCGCGCCTTCAACCCAACTCAGTCAGAAGAAACCTACTCGATGGTTACAGCTAACCGCTTTTGGTCGCAAATCTTCGGAATTGCCTTCTCCAACAAGCGCTGGTTGCACTTCTTCATGTTGTTCGTACCTGTCACAGGCTTGTGGATGAGCTCCATTGGCATCGTCGGTTTAGCATTAAACCTGCGCGCCTATGACTTCGTATCACAAGAATTGCGCGCTGCTGAAGATCCTGAGTTTGAAACGTTCTACACTAAGAACATTCTGCTTAACGAAGGCATTCGTGCCTGGATGGCTCCTACCGACCAACCTCACGAAAACTACATCTTCCCTGAAGAAGTTCTGCCTCGCGGTAACGCACTTTAA
- the psbC gene encoding photosystem II 44 kDa subunit reaction center protein, translated as MVTLSNSYASGRDQESSGFAWWSGNARLINLSGKLLGAHVAHQGLIVFWAGAMTLFEVAHFIPEKPMYEQGLILMPHIATLGWGVGPGGEVTDIFPFFVVGVLHLISSAVLGLGGIYHAVRGPEVLEEYSSFFGYDWKDKNQMTNIIGYHLILLGCGALLLVAKAMFFGGVYDTWAPGGGDVRVITNPTLNPAVIFGYLTRSPFGGEGWIVSVNNMEDIIGGHIWVGLICIAGGVWHILTKPFGWARRALIWSGEAYLSYSLGALSLMGFIACCFVWFNNTAYPSEFYGPTGPEASQAQALTFLIRDQRLGANVGSAQGPTGLGKYLMRSPTGEIIFGGETMRFWDFQGPWLEPLRGTNGLDLNKIKNDIQPWQARRAAEYMTHAPLGSLNSVGGVATEVNSFNFTSPRSWLSCFHFVMGFFFLIGHLWHAGRARAAVAGFEKGIDRENEPVLAMPNLD; from the coding sequence GTGGTAACGCTCTCTAATTCCTACGCAAGCGGTCGCGACCAAGAATCCTCCGGGTTCGCTTGGTGGTCTGGCAACGCTCGTTTAATCAATCTTTCCGGCAAACTGCTGGGCGCCCACGTCGCTCACCAAGGTTTGATCGTTTTCTGGGCTGGAGCAATGACTTTGTTTGAAGTCGCTCACTTTATCCCAGAAAAGCCCATGTACGAACAGGGCTTAATTTTGATGCCCCACATCGCTACTTTGGGTTGGGGCGTCGGCCCCGGCGGTGAAGTTACGGATATCTTCCCGTTCTTCGTAGTCGGCGTTCTTCACTTGATTTCATCTGCTGTTCTCGGTTTGGGCGGCATTTATCACGCCGTTCGCGGTCCGGAAGTTCTCGAAGAATACTCTTCGTTCTTCGGCTACGACTGGAAAGACAAGAACCAGATGACCAATATCATTGGCTACCACCTAATTTTGTTGGGATGCGGCGCTTTGCTGCTCGTAGCTAAAGCCATGTTCTTCGGCGGTGTCTATGACACTTGGGCTCCGGGCGGCGGCGACGTGCGGGTCATTACTAACCCCACTCTGAATCCGGCTGTGATTTTTGGCTACTTGACTCGCTCTCCTTTTGGTGGCGAAGGCTGGATTGTCAGCGTCAACAACATGGAAGATATCATCGGCGGTCACATCTGGGTTGGCCTGATTTGTATCGCTGGCGGTGTTTGGCACATTTTGACCAAGCCTTTCGGTTGGGCTCGCCGCGCCTTAATCTGGTCTGGCGAAGCTTACCTGTCTTACAGCTTGGGCGCTTTGTCCCTGATGGGATTCATCGCTTGCTGCTTTGTCTGGTTCAACAACACTGCTTACCCCAGCGAATTCTACGGCCCGACGGGCCCGGAAGCTTCTCAAGCGCAAGCTTTGACCTTCCTGATCCGCGACCAACGCTTGGGTGCTAACGTCGGTTCTGCACAAGGCCCCACCGGTCTCGGTAAATACCTGATGCGCTCTCCTACTGGCGAAATCATTTTCGGCGGTGAAACGATGCGCTTCTGGGATTTCCAAGGCCCTTGGTTGGAACCCTTGCGCGGTACTAACGGTTTGGACTTGAACAAAATCAAGAATGACATTCAGCCTTGGCAAGCTCGCCGCGCGGCTGAGTACATGACTCACGCTCCTTTGGGTTCTTTGAACTCTGTGGGTGGTGTGGCGACTGAAGTTAACTCGTTTAACTTCACTTCTCCTCGTTCTTGGCTGTCCTGTTTCCACTTTGTGATGGGTTTCTTCTTCTTGATCGGCCACTTGTGGCACGCTGGTCGCGCTCGCGCGGCTGTCGCTGGCTTTGAGAAGGGTATCGATCGCGAAAATGAACCAGTGCTGGCTATGCCTAATTTGGACTAA